One Deltaproteobacteria bacterium genomic region harbors:
- a CDS encoding alpha/beta hydrolase — protein MRSETERKMKRWREQRWILDQVIQTRGIDWDQGRTGKIIRNCGPGVEKNLTDLCSRIKKFVDIPREFSLAAARREEQGRDAEAACKLTEARDHYYIASCFYTNAMWAIYEDGNTLRIQWQERKRACYDKFIQYAGRPIERVELPYEGKKIQALLHLPPNRKPDEKVPCVMYIPGMDGVKEDHPAAGDPFIERGFALLSVDCPGQGETREGGVTCTASNVEAAGKLAADYLVKRSEIDADRLGVMASSMGSYWAPRVVAAEKRFKACAVSGVCMEPGQFAIFNMSSPTFKLNYMYMAGYDDEAAFDEFCKTLSLEGVTAKITCPYMIVAGEDDEHCEMKFVYKLMGEAPAPKLLYVFEGERHSIRNPKARPLVINWLIDTLLGKPFKPEIIRIETSGKEVHRDW, from the coding sequence ATGCGCAGCGAAACCGAAAGAAAAATGAAACGCTGGCGCGAGCAGCGCTGGATCTTGGATCAAGTGATTCAAACTCGCGGCATCGACTGGGATCAAGGCCGAACGGGAAAGATTATCCGCAACTGTGGCCCCGGCGTCGAAAAAAACTTAACCGATCTTTGCAGCAGGATAAAAAAGTTCGTCGACATCCCGCGGGAATTTTCCCTCGCCGCCGCGCGCCGCGAAGAACAAGGGCGCGACGCGGAAGCCGCATGCAAATTGACCGAAGCGCGGGATCATTATTATATTGCGTCATGCTTCTACACCAACGCCATGTGGGCGATCTACGAAGACGGCAACACGCTGCGAATTCAATGGCAGGAGCGCAAACGCGCTTGCTACGACAAATTTATTCAATATGCCGGCCGGCCGATTGAGCGCGTCGAACTGCCCTACGAAGGAAAAAAAATCCAAGCGCTTTTGCATTTACCGCCCAACCGCAAACCTGACGAGAAAGTTCCCTGCGTCATGTACATCCCCGGCATGGACGGCGTCAAAGAAGATCATCCCGCCGCCGGCGATCCGTTCATCGAGCGCGGCTTCGCCTTGCTGTCGGTTGATTGTCCGGGCCAAGGTGAGACCCGTGAAGGTGGCGTCACCTGCACCGCGTCCAACGTCGAGGCTGCCGGCAAACTTGCCGCTGATTATTTAGTGAAGCGATCAGAGATCGACGCGGACCGTCTCGGCGTCATGGCATCGAGCATGGGATCGTACTGGGCGCCGCGCGTGGTCGCCGCGGAAAAACGTTTCAAAGCCTGCGCCGTCAGCGGCGTCTGCATGGAACCGGGGCAGTTCGCGATTTTTAATATGTCGTCGCCGACGTTTAAGTTGAACTACATGTACATGGCCGGTTACGACGACGAAGCGGCCTTCGACGAATTCTGCAAAACCCTCTCCCTCGAAGGAGTGACGGCGAAAATTACCTGTCCTTATATGATCGTCGCCGGCGAAGACGACGAGCACTGCGAGATGAAGTTCGTTTACAAGTTGATGGGCGAGGCGCCCGCGCCGAAATTGCTCTACGTCTTCGAGGGCGAACGCCACTCGATCCGAAATCCCAAAGCGCGCCCGCTGGTCATCAACTGGTTGATCGACACGCTGCTCGGCAAACCGTTCAAGCCGGAAATCATCCGCATCGAAACCAGCGGCAAGGAAGTCCATCGGGATTGGTGA
- the larC gene encoding nickel pincer cofactor biosynthesis protein LarC, translating to MSNEQDMRIAYGELIGGVSGDMFVAALLDLGLPLAKLRAELKKIPTLKFELKASKKLVHSIRATQFQVICPKHEAPRSWQQIRALILRSKLNSEVKDIGLAIFTKLAQAEAKIHGVAVDKVHFHEVGATDSIVDIMAVAIGIKELTIDALHFSPIPLGHGVTRSQHGPLPVPGPATLELLKGLPTFGVDIEGETVTPTGAAIICALGEKFGSQPSMTIEKIGYGTGQKEFSNRPNLFRLSVGASNARLQHEEMLVMETNIDDMNPQYYDHIMDRLFAAGARDVFLAPVQMKKNRPATLLSVICEPAKRDELAAIILQETTSIGVRYYSVNRLILKREAKKIATRFGAVMVKIVTQPDGIQRATPEYDDLKRIAAAKHLPLKTIHDEVMRQFKK from the coding sequence ATGAGCAACGAGCAAGACATGCGAATAGCCTACGGAGAATTGATCGGCGGCGTCAGCGGCGACATGTTTGTCGCGGCGCTGCTCGATCTCGGCTTGCCCCTTGCCAAGCTCAGGGCAGAGCTGAAAAAAATCCCGACCCTAAAGTTCGAGCTCAAAGCTTCCAAGAAACTCGTTCACTCCATACGCGCAACCCAGTTCCAGGTCATCTGTCCGAAACATGAAGCGCCCCGTTCTTGGCAACAGATTCGCGCATTGATCCTGCGCAGCAAGCTGAACAGCGAAGTCAAAGACATCGGCCTCGCGATCTTTACCAAACTCGCCCAAGCCGAAGCGAAGATCCACGGCGTCGCCGTCGATAAAGTTCACTTCCACGAAGTCGGCGCCACCGATTCCATCGTCGACATCATGGCCGTGGCGATTGGCATCAAGGAATTAACCATCGATGCTCTCCACTTCTCGCCCATTCCGCTGGGCCACGGCGTCACGCGCTCACAGCATGGCCCATTGCCCGTTCCCGGCCCGGCGACTCTGGAATTGCTCAAAGGACTGCCTACATTTGGCGTCGACATCGAAGGCGAAACCGTCACGCCGACAGGCGCGGCGATCATCTGCGCGCTGGGCGAAAAATTTGGCTCACAGCCGAGCATGACGATTGAGAAGATCGGCTACGGCACCGGCCAGAAAGAATTTTCCAACCGGCCCAATCTGTTTCGCCTCAGCGTCGGCGCAAGCAATGCGAGGTTGCAACACGAAGAGATGTTGGTCATGGAAACCAACATCGACGACATGAACCCGCAGTATTACGATCACATTATGGATCGCCTGTTCGCCGCCGGCGCCCGCGATGTTTTCCTCGCGCCGGTGCAAATGAAAAAAAACCGCCCGGCAACACTGCTCTCGGTGATTTGTGAACCGGCGAAGCGCGACGAACTCGCGGCAATCATCCTACAAGAAACCACCAGCATCGGCGTGCGCTATTATTCAGTTAACCGGCTGATCCTCAAACGCGAAGCGAAGAAAATCGCCACCCGTTTTGGCGCGGTCATGGTGAAAATCGTCACGCAACCGGACGGTATCCAGCGCGCCACACCGGAATACGACGACTTGAAGCGCATCGCCGCGGCGAAACATCTCCCGCTCAAAACCATTCACGACGAAGTGATGCGGCAGT